In uncultured Bacteroides sp., one genomic interval encodes:
- a CDS encoding glycoside hydrolase family 130 protein — MNQYNNKIEKLLADHEVFLTRKNEPVEETNGLFIRYKNPVVTAAHTPVIWRYDLDEKSNPYLMERIGMNAAMNSGAIKWNGKYILVVRVEGADRKSFFAVAESPNGIDNFRFWDYPVTMPDTEDPATNIYDMRLTAHEDGWIYGIFCAERLDPNAPIGDLSSATATAGIARTKDLKTWERLPDLKTKSQQRNVVLHPEFVNGKYALYTRPQDGFIDAGSGGGIGWALVNDMTHAVIKEEKIIDHRYYHTIKEVKNGEGPHPIKTAKGWLHLAHGVRGCAAGLRYVLYMYMTSLEDPTKLIASPAGYFMAPVGEERFGDVSNVLFSNGWIADEDGTVFIYYASSDTRMHVATSTVDKLVDYCMNTPEDGFTTSASVETLKEQIEKNLSLLANK; from the coding sequence ATGAATCAGTATAACAACAAAATCGAGAAACTATTAGCAGACCACGAAGTCTTCTTAACTCGAAAGAATGAACCCGTAGAAGAAACAAATGGTCTGTTTATACGCTATAAAAATCCGGTTGTTACAGCTGCGCATACTCCTGTAATATGGAGATATGATTTAGATGAGAAATCAAATCCTTACCTCATGGAGCGTATTGGAATGAATGCAGCAATGAACTCGGGTGCTATAAAATGGAACGGTAAATATATACTTGTGGTACGTGTAGAGGGAGCCGATCGTAAGTCGTTCTTTGCCGTGGCCGAGAGTCCTAACGGAATAGATAATTTCCGCTTTTGGGATTATCCGGTTACTATGCCCGATACGGAAGATCCTGCGACTAACATTTACGACATGCGCCTTACAGCTCACGAAGACGGATGGATTTATGGTATTTTCTGCGCCGAGCGTCTTGATCCTAATGCTCCTATAGGAGACCTCTCTTCGGCAACGGCTACTGCAGGTATTGCCCGCACAAAAGATTTGAAAACCTGGGAACGCCTTCCTGATTTAAAAACGAAGAGTCAACAACGTAATGTGGTGCTTCATCCCGAGTTTGTGAATGGCAAATATGCACTTTATACTCGTCCGCAAGATGGATTTATCGATGCCGGAAGCGGTGGAGGTATTGGCTGGGCATTGGTTAATGATATGACTCACGCGGTAATTAAAGAAGAAAAAATTATAGATCATCGTTACTATCACACAATAAAGGAAGTGAAGAACGGAGAAGGGCCTCACCCCATTAAAACCGCCAAAGGGTGGCTTCACCTGGCTCACGGAGTAAGAGGATGCGCTGCCGGATTGCGTTATGTGCTTTATATGTATATGACTTCTCTGGAAGACCCAACCAAACTAATAGCTTCTCCGGCTGGATATTTCATGGCTCCTGTAGGAGAAGAGAGATTTGGCGATGTGTCTAATGTACTGTTCAGCAATGGCTGGATAGCCGACGAAGATGGAACAGTGTTTATTTATTATGCATCATCCGATACACGTATGCATGTAGCTACCTCAACTGTTGATAAGTTGGTGGATTATTGCATGAATACTCCTGAAGATGGCTTTACCACTTCGGCTTCAGTAGAAACATTGAAGGAACAAATTGAAAAGAATCTTAGTCTGCTAGCCAATAAATAG
- a CDS encoding glycoside hydrolase family 3 N-terminal domain-containing protein yields MTLILTSSFSNGDKKEIYKDASAPVKDRVEDLLKRMTLEEKVGQMNQFVGIEHFKSAQASLTAEELRTNTANAFYPNTTVEDMVKWTETGRIGSFLHVLTLKEANYLQSLAMKSRLQIPIIFGIDAIHGNANAPDNTVYPTNIGLASSFDLDMAYKIARQTAQEMRAMNMHWTFNPNVEVARDARWGRVGETYGEDPYLVSLMGVQSVKGYQGNLNGKEDVLACIKHFVGGSEPLNGTNGAPADLSERTLREVFFPPFKASVEAGAMSLMTAHNELNGIPCHTNEWLMEDVLRKEWKFPGFVVSDWMDIEHTHDLHATAENIKEAFYQSIMAGMDMHMHGILWNEYVVELVKEGRIPESRIDESVRRILDIKFRLGLFENPYADEKQSMKIRLSDEHRATALEAARNGIVLLKNNGVLPLSQDKYKKVLVTGINANDMNILGDWSAVQKEENVTTILEGLKMIAPQTNFDFVDQGWDPRNMSQAKVDEAADKAKDADLNIVVAGEYMMRFRWTDRTGGEDTDRSDLDLVGLQNELIKKIAASGKPTILILVNGRQLGVEWAAENLPAIVEAWEPGMYGGQAVAEILYGKVNPSAKLAVTIPRSVGQLQMIYNHKPSQYFHPYVVKPSTPLYPFGYGLSYTTYKYDDLTLDKTEIGKDGNVNVSVKVTNTGNRDGVEIVQLYIRDKFSCVTRPVKELKDFARVALKAGESKIVKFNVTPDKLAFYDKKMNWQVEPGEFVVMVGTSSEDSELLTRSFLVK; encoded by the coding sequence ATGACGTTAATTTTAACCAGCTCTTTCTCTAATGGAGATAAGAAAGAAATTTATAAGGATGCTTCGGCTCCGGTAAAAGACAGAGTGGAAGATTTGCTTAAGCGAATGACTCTGGAAGAAAAGGTGGGGCAGATGAACCAGTTTGTAGGTATAGAACATTTTAAGTCTGCTCAGGCTTCATTAACCGCTGAAGAGCTGAGAACTAACACTGCTAATGCATTCTACCCCAACACTACTGTTGAAGACATGGTGAAGTGGACTGAAACCGGAAGAATAGGTTCATTCCTGCACGTGTTAACATTAAAAGAGGCTAACTATCTGCAATCTCTGGCCATGAAGAGCCGTTTGCAGATTCCTATCATCTTTGGTATTGACGCTATTCACGGAAATGCCAATGCTCCCGATAATACCGTTTATCCTACCAATATTGGTCTGGCTTCTTCTTTCGATCTGGATATGGCATATAAGATTGCCCGCCAGACTGCACAGGAAATGCGTGCCATGAATATGCACTGGACGTTTAACCCGAATGTGGAAGTTGCTCGCGATGCCCGTTGGGGAAGAGTTGGTGAAACCTATGGAGAAGATCCTTATTTGGTTTCATTAATGGGAGTTCAGTCTGTTAAGGGATATCAGGGAAATCTGAACGGAAAAGAAGATGTGCTGGCTTGTATAAAGCATTTCGTGGGAGGTAGCGAGCCTCTTAACGGAACCAATGGTGCACCGGCCGATTTATCTGAGCGTACACTTCGTGAAGTTTTCTTCCCACCATTTAAAGCGAGTGTTGAAGCCGGTGCTATGTCATTGATGACAGCACACAACGAACTGAACGGTATTCCTTGCCATACCAATGAATGGCTGATGGAAGATGTTCTTCGTAAAGAATGGAAGTTCCCGGGATTTGTGGTTAGCGATTGGATGGATATTGAACATACGCACGATTTGCATGCTACGGCCGAAAATATTAAAGAGGCTTTCTATCAAAGCATCATGGCCGGAATGGATATGCACATGCATGGTATTCTTTGGAACGAATATGTAGTAGAACTTGTAAAGGAAGGCCGTATTCCTGAATCACGTATCGACGAATCAGTTCGTCGTATTCTGGATATAAAGTTCCGTCTCGGACTGTTTGAGAATCCTTATGCCGACGAAAAACAGAGCATGAAAATCCGTCTGAGTGATGAACATAGAGCTACAGCGCTCGAAGCTGCACGCAATGGTATTGTTTTGTTAAAGAACAATGGTGTACTTCCTCTTTCTCAGGATAAGTATAAAAAAGTATTGGTTACAGGTATCAACGCCAATGATATGAATATTCTGGGCGACTGGAGTGCGGTTCAGAAAGAAGAGAATGTAACTACAATCCTTGAGGGATTGAAAATGATAGCACCTCAGACTAACTTTGACTTTGTTGATCAGGGATGGGATCCTCGTAACATGAGTCAGGCTAAGGTTGATGAGGCTGCAGATAAAGCAAAAGATGCTGATTTGAACATAGTAGTTGCGGGAGAGTATATGATGCGTTTCCGCTGGACGGATCGTACCGGAGGTGAAGATACCGATCGCTCGGATCTTGACTTGGTGGGCTTGCAGAACGAATTGATCAAGAAAATAGCTGCTTCCGGTAAACCTACAATCCTTATTCTGGTTAATGGTCGTCAGCTTGGTGTTGAATGGGCTGCCGAAAACCTTCCTGCTATTGTTGAAGCCTGGGAACCGGGAATGTATGGTGGTCAGGCTGTAGCAGAAATCCTTTATGGAAAGGTAAATCCTTCTGCTAAACTTGCAGTTACTATTCCTCGCAGCGTTGGTCAGTTGCAAATGATTTATAATCATAAGCCTTCTCAGTATTTCCACCCTTATGTAGTGAAACCAAGTACTCCGCTTTATCCATTTGGATACGGATTATCTTACACAACTTATAAGTATGATGACCTAACTCTTGATAAAACAGAAATAGGGAAAGACGGTAATGTAAATGTCAGCGTAAAGGTTACCAATACCGGAAATCGTGACGGAGTAGAGATTGTTCAGCTTTATATTCGCGATAAGTTTAGTTGTGTAACTCGTCCGGTAAAGGAACTTAAAGATTTTGCCCGTGTTGCTTTGAAAGCGGGAGAAAGTAAAATAGTGAAGTTTAACGTAACACCAGATAAACTTGCCTTTTATGATAAAAAGATGAACTGGCAGGTTGAACCGGGAGAGTTCGTTGTAATGGTAGGAACGTCGTCGGAAGATAGTGAATTACTAACGAGAAGTTTTTTGGTTAAATAG
- a CDS encoding glycosyl hydrolase, translating into MVEKIKNIVAGAIIIAGFVSCSSAKGVTETEIKAGSLRTVETQHLLKNLKLLPEKGFMFGHQDDTAYGIGWDGDQNRSDVKSVCGDYPAVCGWDLGHIELGADKNLDNIPFDRIRQDIITQYLRGGLNTVSWHLNNPLTGGDAWDVKTEGVVTSVLPGGAKHDQFIGWLGKLATFLNSLTTPDGKKVPVLFRPWHEHTGSWFWWGRSHCTPQQYKELWKMTHDYLSKQGVNNLLYAYSPGGEDKVEDYIERYPGDNYVDLLGFDCYPSADVQGTDAYRKSMTTVLTYLTQLGKEHNKPIAVTETGLEALPIADWWTEVLFPLLDKYPVTYVLVWRNAHDKANHFYAPYPGQASAKNFVEFYNQPKTKFCSDIKNLYK; encoded by the coding sequence ATGGTAGAAAAGATTAAAAATATTGTAGCCGGAGCCATTATTATTGCAGGGTTTGTGTCATGCAGTTCGGCTAAGGGAGTAACAGAGACTGAAATTAAAGCAGGTTCTTTAAGGACTGTGGAAACACAGCATTTGCTCAAGAACCTAAAGTTATTACCTGAAAAGGGATTTATGTTCGGTCATCAGGACGACACGGCTTATGGCATTGGTTGGGATGGAGACCAGAATCGTTCCGACGTAAAAAGTGTATGCGGTGACTATCCCGCTGTTTGCGGATGGGATTTGGGCCACATAGAACTGGGTGCAGATAAGAATCTGGATAATATTCCTTTTGACAGGATTCGTCAGGATATTATTACACAATACCTTCGAGGTGGACTTAATACCGTTAGCTGGCACTTAAATAACCCACTAACCGGAGGCGATGCATGGGATGTTAAAACAGAAGGTGTGGTAACATCTGTTCTTCCGGGCGGAGCTAAACACGATCAATTTATTGGCTGGTTAGGTAAACTGGCTACTTTCTTAAACTCCCTTACTACCCCGGATGGGAAAAAGGTTCCGGTACTGTTCCGCCCTTGGCATGAACATACAGGCAGTTGGTTCTGGTGGGGAAGATCTCATTGTACACCTCAACAATATAAAGAGCTGTGGAAAATGACTCACGATTACCTTTCTAAACAAGGTGTTAATAACTTGCTTTATGCCTATTCTCCTGGTGGCGAAGATAAGGTAGAAGATTATATAGAAAGATATCCGGGTGATAATTATGTAGACCTGCTGGGATTTGACTGCTATCCGTCTGCTGATGTTCAGGGAACAGATGCTTACAGAAAGTCAATGACCACAGTTTTAACCTATCTCACACAGTTGGGAAAAGAACATAATAAGCCTATTGCTGTAACAGAAACAGGATTGGAAGCTCTGCCTATTGCCGATTGGTGGACGGAAGTGTTGTTCCCATTGTTGGATAAGTATCCTGTAACCTATGTATTGGTATGGCGCAATGCTCACGATAAGGCTAATCACTTTTATGCTCCTTATCCGGGACAAGCATCGGCAAAGAACTTTGTAGAATTCTATAATCAGCCGAAAACCAAGTTTTGCTCAGATATAAAAAACTTGTATAAATAA
- a CDS encoding MFS transporter, producing MVKLSEKIGYGFGDMASSMFWKIFGMFLLYFYTDVYGLAPAAVGTMFLVTRVWDSFLDPVIGVIADRTNTRWGKFRPYLLFVAVPFGIIGVLTFVTPNFSIEWKLVYAYITYTLMMMVYSTINVPYASLLGVMTPSPNERTTLSSYRMFFAYLGSFIALLIIQPLVEFFSKIGGTVNPQQGWTYGVGIIAIMCVALFLGCFALTKERVIPVKEEAKSTLKEDLLDLWRNRPWWILLGAGIAALIFNSIRDGATIYYFKYYILEDNSLKIASLGVTVTWTSLYLALGQASNMVGVALAAPVANHIGKKNTYMAAMAIATVLSIIFYWFSANQLILIFVFQALISICAGIIFPLLWSMYADIADYSELKCGRRATGLIFSSSSMSQKLGWTLGGALTGWLLGYFGFKANVAQSDSAISGIKMMLSFLPAVGTVLSVIFISLYPLSEKKVKEVTEKLEERRKIEK from the coding sequence ATGGTAAAACTATCAGAAAAAATAGGATACGGTTTCGGAGATATGGCATCTTCCATGTTCTGGAAGATATTTGGAATGTTCCTTTTGTATTTTTACACAGACGTTTATGGTCTGGCTCCGGCAGCAGTAGGAACAATGTTTTTAGTAACTCGCGTATGGGATTCCTTTCTCGATCCGGTTATCGGAGTAATTGCCGACAGAACCAATACCCGCTGGGGTAAGTTCCGTCCGTACCTGCTCTTTGTAGCCGTTCCGTTCGGTATTATTGGCGTGCTGACCTTTGTTACACCCAATTTCAGTATTGAGTGGAAATTGGTATATGCCTATATAACCTATACGCTGATGATGATGGTTTATTCAACCATCAATGTGCCGTATGCATCTTTGTTGGGTGTAATGACACCGAGCCCTAATGAACGTACCACACTTTCTTCTTACCGTATGTTCTTTGCTTATCTGGGTAGTTTTATTGCTTTGTTAATCATTCAACCATTGGTAGAATTTTTTTCAAAGATTGGCGGTACAGTTAATCCTCAGCAGGGATGGACTTATGGAGTAGGTATTATTGCAATTATGTGTGTGGCTTTGTTCCTGGGATGTTTTGCACTGACAAAAGAACGTGTAATTCCCGTGAAGGAAGAAGCAAAGAGCACCTTGAAAGAAGACTTACTCGACTTGTGGCGTAATCGTCCCTGGTGGATATTATTGGGAGCAGGTATAGCAGCATTAATCTTTAACTCAATCCGTGATGGGGCAACCATTTATTATTTCAAGTATTATATTCTGGAAGACAACTCTCTTAAGATAGCATCATTGGGAGTAACGGTAACGTGGACTTCATTATATCTGGCACTTGGTCAGGCATCAAATATGGTAGGTGTGGCATTGGCAGCTCCGGTGGCAAATCATATCGGAAAGAAAAATACCTATATGGCTGCAATGGCAATTGCTACCGTTCTAAGTATCATCTTCTATTGGTTTTCTGCCAATCAGCTCATCCTTATATTTGTATTTCAGGCTTTAATAAGCATTTGTGCCGGAATAATCTTCCCGCTTTTATGGTCTATGTATGCCGATATAGCCGATTATTCTGAATTAAAATGTGGTCGCCGTGCCACTGGATTAATATTCTCTTCTTCTTCTATGTCTCAAAAATTGGGATGGACTCTGGGAGGAGCCTTAACCGGTTGGTTACTTGGTTACTTCGGGTTCAAGGCAAATGTTGCTCAATCGGATTCTGCAATATCAGGAATCAAGATGATGCTTAGTTTCCTTCCGGCTGTAGGTACCGTTCTTTCGGTTATCTTCATCTCTCTTTATCCTTTAAGTGAAAAGAAAGTAAAGGAAGTAACAGAGAAACTGGAGGAACGTCGTAAAATTGAAAAGTAG